Genomic segment of Chitinivibrionia bacterium:
TATGAATAACTTCAAACATCCACAATATTTGACGCCAAACGGATTTGTCAGAAGCGTGAAAAAACCGAAGTTAAAATCGCTTCTTTACGCGACTAATGCAGGGCGTTCGGCAGATACAAGCGACAAAGAAACAAGCTCAAACAAAGTTTCTGCAGGTAAAGACGCAACTGCGACAAAAAGTAAAACTTTGAGCGCAAGAAGCAACATCGCAGTAAAAACCACCGCGACAAACACGTCCGGAAAATCCATTACCCCCGCAAGATTGCGACTTTTAGCGGAAATGCGCGCTTTGGCAAAGCAAAAACAGCAAAGACGTGAAAGAGGTATTTCGGACAAAGCGGCAAAAGCAATCGCCGACGCGCTTACAGCTATGCTTCATTCCAAATAAATTACGGATTTATGAAAAAGCCGATACTTCTTCATTATTACATTACCGATAATTGCAACGCCAAATGCGAATTTTGTGATATATGGAAACAAAAGGGAGCAGGTAGCGCAAAATATTATGATGTTGAACGCAACCTCAGCGCCGCAAGACAACTTGGAGCAAAGTTTGTCGATTTCACGGGAGGTGAGCCGCTTCTTAATCCCGATTTGCCGAAATTTCTTGATTTTGCCAAAAAGAAAAAATTTATTACAAGCATAACCACAAACGCCGTTTTGTTTGAAAAATTCGCGCCGCAATTAAAAGGAAAAGTTGATTTACTGCATTTCAGCATAGGCGGAAACAAAGAAACACACGACAAAATACGCGGCGTAAAATCTTTCGATACAATGATAAAAGCGATAGATGTCGCGTTAAAAAACAACCTTGTCCCCGACCTGCTTTTTACATATACCGATGAAAACATCGACTGTTTTGAAGAAGTTTATGAAATCGCACACTCGCGCAAACTAATGCTGATTTTAGACCCTGTTTTCTCGACCGACGGCAAAAACTTACTCTCGGCGCAAACACAAATTAAAGCAAAAAAATTTGCGAAAAAAGCGGGCGTTTATCTGAATTCGGCTCATCTGAAGCTTCGTGAAAAAGGCGGAAACAATCCGCAAAGCCCTACTTGCAAAGCGACAGACAGCACTATCGTTATTTTGCCTGACGACACACTTGCACTCCCCTGCTTTCACAGAGTAAAAACTAAACTCAAAATCGACGGAAATTTACAAGAAATTCTTAAAAGCGATAAGGTCGCCGAGTTTAGAAAATTGCAGGGAAAATTTGAAATTTGCGAGAATTGCCACATAAATTGCTATATGGATGCGTCTTATCAATATTCTGTAAATTCATTCTTTTTTTCCTCAATTTTGTCGAAATTGAAATATTCGTATTGGAAATATCTTATTTTCAGAAGAAAATTACCGTTTTGAAAGAGATTTTATGGTAAAAAGAATTTTATTTATTTTGATTTTTTGCTGTGTTTGCGCGTTTGCTCGGGAAAGCCGCGCAATTCAACGCCATAGAACCTTTGAAACACAAAATTTCATTATACATTACGAAGAGAACTTAGACAGACCCGCCGCCGAAATTGCAACAATTCTCGAAAGAATACATCAAAGATTTCGCGATAGATATGCGATTACGCTTCCGACAAAAACCAATGTCTTAGTTGCAAACTCTGCTTTCAGCGGCGGTTGGGCGCTTGCTATCCAAAACACTATCGGAATTTACGTAAACGAGTTGGACTGGAATATGCGCGGCACTTCAAACTGGCTCGAAAATTTGGTCATACACGAATATTCACACGTGGTTTCCATTGCTAATTCGTTCAAAATGCCGCACTGGATGCCGTATTTTCAATTTGGAAAATTTTCGCACCCAAACGAAAAAAACACCGCCGAAATTATGACGATTTTCCCATCGGAAGTTCTTCCGCCGTGGTTTTTTGAAGGGATTGCACAATACGACAGCTACAGAGCGCATTTTGAAGACCCGTATTTAGACGGCGAAAGATGGGACACCCACAGGGATATGATTTTGCGAACACTCTCGCTCAGCGATTCGCTTCTTTCGTGGGATAGAATGTCGGTTTTCACAGGCAGAGGCGACGATTTTGAAATGGTTTACAATCACGGTTTTTCGCTTGTAATGTATATTGCCGAAACTTACGGCGAAGATAAAATCGCGGCAATTCTAAGAGAAGCTTCACGCTTTGGACGGCTTGTTTTTGATAATTCCATACGAGCGGTTTTGGGGATTTCGGGCAGACAATTATTTGAAGACTGGAAACTGCATCTGAGACAAAAATACACTGCACAAGTAGCAGAACTCGGCGAAATTACGAAGGCACGAAAACTATCCCCCATAGGTTTCGACAATTTCCGTCCGAGGTTTTCAAGGGACGACACTAAAATATTTTTCCTTTCAAACGGATTGAGTGAGAGTTTCTTTAAAATGCTCTACAAATACGATTTAAGTGTCGCAACAACAGACACTATAATAAACACTGCAACGGGAGCGATTATAGTAAATACCGACACTTCGGCAAATCCTATCCGTCTTGTTGCACCGCACGTAAACAACGTATTTTCTCTCGACCGAGCTGACAATGTTCTTTTTATGAGCGCGGCAAGTTTGCGCTCGCGCCTTCCTCATAATCGAGGCGGCGGATTTGCTTTTGATTTGCACAGAACTTCGCTCCCCGCCGACACTACAAGACGGGCAATGAGGCAAAGCATACGAAGCAGTGAGCAACTTACTTTTGCGCAAAATATCCTTAATCCTGCGTTTTCGCCTTGCGGACAAAGAATAGCGGCGGTTGCACACGTGAATGACAGACATTTTTTAATTATCGGCGATGCCGACGGCAGTAATTTTGAGGAAGTTTATCCACCGAGAAACGACGAATTTTCGGCTATCAGAACAATTTTTTCTTTAGATTGGTCTCCGGACGGCGAAAACATCGCTATGAGCTATATTGACAGAGATTTTCGCAAAATCGGAATATTCAATATACCCACAAACACTTTCCGCACTATTTCGGACAACACGAGCGACGACCGCGACCCAAGATTTTCGCGCGACGGCAAAACGCTGTATTTTGCAAGCGACAGAACGGGAATATTTAATATTTTCCGCAAAATCGGCGACGAAACAGAGCAACTGACAAATGTTATAAGCGGCGCTTTTACTCCCGATGTGAATTCGGACGAAACTCAATTAGTGTTTGCGTCATATACCTCTGACGGTTTTAAGATTTTCAAAACGGAAATTTCTCCGCCCGAAGAAAGATTGCCGCTTATTTTGAACGAGCGGGAACCGCTTTTTATCGGCGGCGAATTTATTTCGGGAAAAAGCCGTAATTACTCGTATTTTCCGCGTAAGTGGCTTGTAGTTCCGACTATTTTGGCGGAAGAAGTTATAACCGACCGCAACAATATTAACAGAGGAATAAATCACACGCAATACGGCATTATGGCAATGTTTAACGACCCGCTTTTTTGGAGCGGAAAAGGAAATTCGCTCACATTTTTCTATTTGACCGACAATTTTTTCAGGCAGATTTCCGCGCCGTTTATAAATATATCGCGCAACTTAATGGTCGCTTATCAATGGGGTTTCTTTTACGATACTCAAAAATTCCCGATAGACCTTTCATTTTCGTTTTTCAGGCGAAATTTGCCGTTAGAAACCGATTTTATTCATAATTACTTCGGCTTCGATACACTTGTGACCAACCAAGTAAGCGTTCAACCGATGCAGGTTGAACTTGCGGCAAGCAAGTCAATTTTGACGCGTTTTCCGACAAACCGCTTGACCCTCGGCACATTTGCAAGCCACTTGAATTTTCGCCAAAATGTGCGAATTGACGAAAACGAGGGCGACCGAAATATGCTTTATTTATTCTTTAGTCCGGCAAAACTTTCTCGCTTAGGTACTTGGATTTCTTACGGAAACACACCTCGCTACACTTCTTCGCAAGCAATTTCCCCGAGAGGATTTAACGCGCAGTTCCAGTGGGATTTTAATCGCGGGCAATACGCCGATGAAGAAGAAGTTATAAAAATCGAAGACGGAAAAATAGTAGAAAACAACCACCCTTACAACTTTAACGCTTACCGCTTTTCGCTGTTTTGGGGCAGTCCGTCAAGATTGATACACGAAAGAGTGGATTTCTCCCTTAACTTAAACGCAACTATGGTGCGCGAAACACAAAGAACTATAAGAAGAGAAAGAGATTTACCCGATTTCTTTTTTCCTGCGACAACCGTTCCCGGCTACTCCTTTTCTTATCGCGCAGATAGCGCTGAGCACGTTATAGTGGGTTCGGACGGACAAAGAAGAACAGTTATGACAAGCGAAGATTCCCTTACAGCAAGCGGCAAAGTGCTCTTGGAATTGCATTCCGCCTACCGCTTTCCGCTGACTTCTCCAAGAGGCATCGGAAGAAAATGGTGGATATTCTATTTCGACAAACTTTACGGAGCGGTTAATTTCGGCGGAGCATTGCCCGCAAACAGCCTTAGCGCATTACGCAACAAAACCATCGACGACGCGCTGCTTTACGCAGGTCCCGAACTACGTCTTTCGACAATCACATTCAACACTTTCCCGCTTGCGATGTCGCTCAGATACGATTACGGATTTAATCGTAGCGCACCCGTCGGCGGCGGAAGAGTTTCGTTTACGCTCGGCTTTGAATTTAACAATATGATAACAGATGCGCGCCCCAAAAGCAGTCGATTTACTCCTGCGATTTTGCGATAAATTGTGAGATAAATTTACAAAATCCGCTTTTTTAGAAAACCCCTTGACAAAGGCTGTGTCCCTTAATTATTTTCCTGCAAAATTCAAGGAGGATTTATGCTACCTAAAAAAACAAAAATTATATGTACACTCGGACCTTCAACTAATATCGAAGTTTTGAGAGATATGGTAAAGGCGGGTATGAACGTTGCTCGTCTAAATATGTCGCACGGCTCATACGAAGAACAAGCGGGAAGAGTCGCGATGGTAAAACAAGTTCGTGAAGAGTTAGGAATTCCCGTTGCGATATTACTCGACACCAAAGGACCAGAATTCAGAATAAAAACATTCAAAAACGGAAAAGAATTCCTCGAAAGAGGCGCAAAATTCACGTTAACGCACGAAGAAGTAGAAGGCGACAATGCGCGCATATCCATATCTTATCCTGAGTTGTATAAACATCTCAAAGTAGGCGACACGGTTTTGGCGGACGACGGAAACATCGAATTTCGCGTAGAAAGCATAGAAGGCAAAGATGTTGTTATGTCCGTGATTGCAGGCGGAGTTTTGTCCAACAGAAAATCGCTTAATTTCCCCGGCATTCATATTGATATGGAATATATGTCCGACATCGACAAAAAAGACATTGCTTTCGGAATTGAGCAAGGCGTAGAATGGATAGCGTTGAGTTTTGTTCGTTGCAAAGAAGATGTTGAAGCAGTGCGCGAATACCTTAAAACCATAAACGGCTCGGATACTGCTCTTATAAGCAAAATTGAAAACCAAAGCGGCGTGGACAATATGGATTCAATCATAGAATTAAGCGACGGAATAATGGTGGCGCGCGGCGATATGGGCGTTGAAATCGACTTTGAAAAATTGCCGAGCATTCAAAAACATCTTATTAAGAACTGCTACAGAGCAGGCAAAGTTGTGATAACTGCAACGCAAATGCTTGAAACTATGATAAACAATCCGCGTCCGACCAGAGCCGAAATAAGCGACGTTGCAAACGCTATTTACGACGGCACTTCTGCTACAATGCTCAGCGGCGAAACAGCGGCGGGCAAATATCCCGTAGAAGCGGTAAGAACGATGGCGAAAATAATCGAAGAGACCGAAAAGAATGTAAACTACAAGAAAAGATTTTTAAATTTTGAAGTTGAAATCAAAACCATAGACAACGCCATATCGCACTCAGCGGTTAATGCCGCATTTAACTTGAATGCACAAGCGATAATAACTTTGACGTTTTCGGGAACGGCGGCGCAAAAAATCAGCCGCTTCAGACCTATTGCGCCTATTATAAGCGCTACCACTTCGCAAAGAACATATTTCAGAATGGCGCTTAACTGGGGAGTTATACCGACTTTTGCCGAAGAAAAAACCAGTAGCGACGAGCTCATTGCTCACGC
This window contains:
- the pyk gene encoding pyruvate kinase is translated as MLPKKTKIICTLGPSTNIEVLRDMVKAGMNVARLNMSHGSYEEQAGRVAMVKQVREELGIPVAILLDTKGPEFRIKTFKNGKEFLERGAKFTLTHEEVEGDNARISISYPELYKHLKVGDTVLADDGNIEFRVESIEGKDVVMSVIAGGVLSNRKSLNFPGIHIDMEYMSDIDKKDIAFGIEQGVEWIALSFVRCKEDVEAVREYLKTINGSDTALISKIENQSGVDNMDSIIELSDGIMVARGDMGVEIDFEKLPSIQKHLIKNCYRAGKVVITATQMLETMINNPRPTRAEISDVANAIYDGTSATMLSGETAAGKYPVEAVRTMAKIIEETEKNVNYKKRFLNFEVEIKTIDNAISHSAVNAAFNLNAQAIITLTFSGTAAQKISRFRPIAPIISATTSQRTYFRMALNWGVIPTFAEEKTSSDELIAHATECALKTGMVKEGDLVVIVAGTPVGISGNTNTIKIQRV
- a CDS encoding radical SAM protein, whose amino-acid sequence is MKKPILLHYYITDNCNAKCEFCDIWKQKGAGSAKYYDVERNLSAARQLGAKFVDFTGGEPLLNPDLPKFLDFAKKKKFITSITTNAVLFEKFAPQLKGKVDLLHFSIGGNKETHDKIRGVKSFDTMIKAIDVALKNNLVPDLLFTYTDENIDCFEEVYEIAHSRKLMLILDPVFSTDGKNLLSAQTQIKAKKFAKKAGVYLNSAHLKLREKGGNNPQSPTCKATDSTIVILPDDTLALPCFHRVKTKLKIDGNLQEILKSDKVAEFRKLQGKFEICENCHINCYMDASYQYSVNSFFFSSILSKLKYSYWKYLIFRRKLPF